DNA sequence from the Chryseobacterium indicum genome:
CAATATCTTCAATCCAAGAAGCTACTTCATACTTTTTATCGCTTTCTTCGATGCTGGATTTAATTCCGCTTTCCATGGTAAATCTGAAAATAATGACTACACAAATCACCACCAAAGCTCCGAACACCAAAAACCACGGATGGTAAAAGGAAAGAAGAAGGATTCCGAATAAAATCTGGATGAGCGCGGTCGGAATTTCAAGTAAAATTTTAGAAATTCCTTTCTGGAGATTCTGGGTGTCGAAAAAACGATTAACCAGTTCGGGAAGATAATATTTTCGTGTCGCTGAAAGATTCACTTTCGGAAGTTTTTCGGCAAAAGCAAGGGAAAATTCAACAAAAATTTTCTGCTGAATCTTTTCTATGATCTGCATTACTTTCAGTCTGAAATAGCCGACAAGCCAGGTTCCAAGAACTACAAAAGCGATCAGAATATAAATAGAAGTTGCCATTGTGGCTCCCATTACAAAGCTGACGATAGACTGTATTCCCAGCGGAACGCTCAACTGGACAAGACCATTCAGAATGGCATAAAAATAAATATTGGTGACATCTTTCTTTTCCTTCGTGACGTACTTGAAAAGATTGTAACCGTGCTGTTTAGGAGAAGTTTCCATTTGAGTCTTATTATTTTATAAGGTTGAAGGTGATAAAACGCAGATAATCCAAAACATATTTTTTATGATCTATTCTGTCGATATGATTATCGGTAAGTTTCGGAAGGTGTTCGCTGAAAAACTGCTGATCGTGAGCGGTTTCCAGTAAAGTGCTTGCAAATGATTTCGGAAAAGGGAAATCCGGTTTTGCTTCTGCAATGATGTCTCCGATAAATGCGCAAAGACTTTTTAACGGACTGAAAACCATTTCTTTATTGATTTCGTCGACTTCTTTTACCAGATAAGACTTGCTGCTTTCTGCAATAACGATATTGTGAAGTTTTGTAAGATCATAATCCTGAATTTTATCGTCTGTTTCATCATTATGTGTGATGATTTCGAGGATTTTTTCCATTTTTTGCTGAGGTTCTTTAATTTCCTGAAGCCTCAGTTTGGAAATGAATTCGATGTAAGACCAATACCAGTTGAGAATATAAGTGAGAAGTTTATGCTTTGAAGAAAAATATCGGTAAACCGTTGCCTCTGTAGAGTTGATCTTTTGGGCTAATTTTTTAAAAGTAAAACTTTCAAAACCGGTCTCGTAGATCAGTTCTATTGAATTTTTGACAATGGCACGTCCTATCTCGCTGTTTTCGGGATCTTTAAGACAAAGGTGTTCGTTGACTTTAAATTTTACCTGAAATTCCATGATGAATTAAATAACTATATTTTTTGATAGCAAAATATATACCGAAAAATGTTTTAATATTATTTATAATAGTAATACTATTATTCTGAATTTTCTATGAACAATGTTCCAATATAAAAAGACTGTTTTTTTAAGCTAAAAATTATCTTTGTAATAAATAATATAAGATGTACAGATTTTTGCTAATTGTTGTGGTTGCTCTATTTTCCGTAGTTCAGGCGCAGATTCCGAAAGTGAGCAGCGGAAAGATTGAAAGAATATCAGATTTTAAATCTCAGTTTGTAACACCGAGAAACATTGATGTATGGCTTCCTGAAAATTATTCAGCATCTAAGAAATATGCAGTTCTGTATATGCAGGACGGACAAATGCTTTACGATCATGATCTTACGTGGAACAAACAATCCTGGAACGTGGATGAAACTGTTGCGGAACTTATTAAATCCAAAAAAATACAGAACACCATTGTTGTAGGAGTGTGGAATGATTCCAAGATGAGGCATTTTGATTATTTTCCGCAAAAACCTTTTGAAAGTTTATCCACAGTGGAAAAAGATACCGTTAATCATCAATTGAAAAAAGCAGGAAGAGCCAATGAAAAGTTTTCTCCCAATTCAGACAATTATTTGAAGTTTTTGGTGAAGGAACTGAAACCTCTGATTGATAAAAAATATTCAACTTTTAAAGACAGATCTCATACTTTTATTGCCGGAAGCAGCATGGGCGGATTGATTTCGATGTATGCGATCTGCGAATATCCTCAGATTTTTGGCGGAGCAGCCTGTCTTTCTACACACTGGACGGGAACTTTTACCAATGAAAATAATCCTTTTCCTGAGGCTGCTTTACGCTATTTAGACAAAAAAATACCCGATCCCAAAAACCACAAAATCTATTTCGACTGCGGAGATCAGACTTTGGATGCGCTGTATCCTGAAATTCAGAAAAAAGCGGATGCAATTATCAGAAAGCACGGTTATTTTGAAAAGAACTGGAAAACGTTATACTTTCCCGGTGAAAATCACAGCGAGGAAGCATGGGCAAAAAGACTTTCGAAGCCTTTGGAGTTTCTTCTTGGAAGAGAATTTTAGATAAGCAGTTTTTTTCAATAATCAGTATTTCTGGATTTTGATTGTTCATAAAATCAATGCATCTTTGAGATTTAAATGTAATTAATAACACATGAGTTACAGAACATACAATATTATTATCAAAATTAACGAGGAATCTGAGAAAGAAGATCTGAAAAATAGGTTGACCGAAAATTTTAAGTTTTACAATATCAGAGAATTTTTTACACCTTTTAGAGGGATTGTCTGTCAGGCGAATAACAAATTTAAGGAATATTCTTTTGAACAGTTTCCGGATCAGTTTTTCAGGAATCAGGACGAGGTTGAAGACTATTATTCTGAATCTGAAAATCATGCGCTTGAATTTTCTAAGAAGAACGGAGATCTGGAAGTGGTGTATGTTGAAGTAGATTGTTTCGGAGGAAGATGTGCTTCAAATGGTTTTGTGATACAGAATGGTGTGAAAACCCAAAATGAAGATGTT
Encoded proteins:
- a CDS encoding TetR/AcrR family transcriptional regulator, translated to MEFQVKFKVNEHLCLKDPENSEIGRAIVKNSIELIYETGFESFTFKKLAQKINSTEATVYRYFSSKHKLLTYILNWYWSYIEFISKLRLQEIKEPQQKMEKILEIITHNDETDDKIQDYDLTKLHNIVIAESSKSYLVKEVDEINKEMVFSPLKSLCAFIGDIIAEAKPDFPFPKSFASTLLETAHDQQFFSEHLPKLTDNHIDRIDHKKYVLDYLRFITFNLIK
- a CDS encoding alpha/beta hydrolase, encoding MYRFLLIVVVALFSVVQAQIPKVSSGKIERISDFKSQFVTPRNIDVWLPENYSASKKYAVLYMQDGQMLYDHDLTWNKQSWNVDETVAELIKSKKIQNTIVVGVWNDSKMRHFDYFPQKPFESLSTVEKDTVNHQLKKAGRANEKFSPNSDNYLKFLVKELKPLIDKKYSTFKDRSHTFIAGSSMGGLISMYAICEYPQIFGGAACLSTHWTGTFTNENNPFPEAALRYLDKKIPDPKNHKIYFDCGDQTLDALYPEIQKKADAIIRKHGYFEKNWKTLYFPGENHSEEAWAKRLSKPLEFLLGREF